The Streptomyces achromogenes DNA segment CTCGGGCGAGTGCGTCTACCGCGTGCCCTCCGTCTTCACCGTGGCGGACGGGTTCGGGGCGGTGATCCCCGGCCGCGAGCACACGGGCGACGACCCGGAGGTGCGCGCCATGGCGGAACGCTGCCCGTCGCAGGCCATCAGCGTCGGCCGGCCAGGCGAGGTGCGTTGAGCCGCGGCGGCGGTCCCGGGGCTGATCGGTGACTGCCGCCGAGTGCGGTGTGGCGGGGACGGCAGCTGCGGGAGCAGCACAAGGCCCGGCCGCTGGCGACGGGGGATGCACCAGCGACCGGGCTATGGCCAAGGCTAACAAGGCGGCTGGTCCGGCGGGAGCCTCCTTCTCAGCCGCCTCGCCGGTGTGAGCGGGATCACTGCCCTGGCGTGGTCGGGTCGACACCTTCCGTACGAGCCCGCCGAGCCCGCCG contains these protein-coding regions:
- a CDS encoding ferredoxin, translated to MQTERARAAGARVSVDPAVCYGSGECVYRVPSVFTVADGFGAVIPGREHTGDDPEVRAMAERCPSQAISVGRPGEVR